In the Terriglobia bacterium genome, one interval contains:
- a CDS encoding glycoside hydrolase, which yields MKTPILLLVLCSGSMLAQQLPQAPHAHVTAVTPAPGYFNEPAIAVNPKDPQQAVVAWQVPTSAAYSRDGGQTWKVAEGTTPGMYRVSGDVSLAYDAAGHAILCYIAFDKLGSTNYWARGATRNGIFIRRSLDGGQTWEHDTHTVISHESTPGIPFEDKPWIVADTAGPHAGNLYIGWTHFTLAASELMFSRSTDDGITWSSPIKISSVPGLPRDDNGALEGFHGVVGPDGALYTIWDARDGIMMATSHDGGASFSKDRLIIPAGPGYFGITGVSRSNGFPQIGMDMRGGKHGGKLYVAWSDYSNGDVDVFVASSADYGKTWSAPVRVNTDPIHNGNDQFFQWMAVDPQSGAVNLIFYDRRTDNEETTVTLARSTDSGKTFQNYTWDPDRFNAEGDFLGDYLAITAYGNKVFGAWAHQTSAEAKTERGKKTRTVLRVGTADFN from the coding sequence ATGAAAACCCCAATTCTGTTGTTGGTTCTTTGCTCCGGCAGTATGTTGGCGCAGCAATTGCCGCAAGCGCCGCACGCCCACGTGACTGCTGTAACCCCTGCGCCCGGATATTTCAACGAGCCCGCCATCGCCGTGAACCCAAAAGATCCGCAGCAGGCGGTGGTCGCGTGGCAAGTGCCCACTAGCGCCGCGTATTCCCGCGATGGCGGACAAACATGGAAGGTGGCGGAAGGCACCACGCCCGGAATGTATCGCGTCTCCGGCGACGTTTCTCTGGCATATGACGCCGCGGGCCACGCTATTCTGTGTTACATCGCTTTTGACAAGCTCGGCAGCACCAACTATTGGGCGCGCGGCGCAACACGCAACGGCATCTTCATCCGCCGCTCGCTCGATGGCGGCCAGACCTGGGAGCACGACACGCATACCGTGATTTCCCACGAGTCAACTCCGGGCATTCCCTTTGAAGACAAACCCTGGATTGTGGCAGACACCGCCGGACCGCATGCAGGCAATCTTTATATAGGATGGACGCACTTCACTCTTGCTGCCAGCGAGCTAATGTTCTCCCGCTCCACCGATGATGGCATCACATGGTCCAGTCCCATCAAGATCAGCAGCGTTCCCGGCTTGCCGCGCGATGACAACGGCGCGCTCGAAGGCTTTCACGGCGTAGTTGGCCCCGATGGCGCGCTGTATACAATCTGGGACGCGCGTGACGGCATTATGATGGCCACCTCGCATGATGGCGGCGCAAGTTTCAGCAAAGACCGGCTCATCATTCCCGCAGGTCCCGGCTACTTCGGCATCACCGGCGTTTCGCGCTCCAACGGCTTTCCCCAGATTGGCATGGATATGCGCGGCGGAAAACACGGCGGCAAACTTTACGTCGCATGGAGTGACTACTCTAACGGTGACGTCGATGTTTTCGTTGCGTCGTCGGCCGACTATGGCAAAACGTGGAGCGCGCCTGTGCGCGTCAACACCGATCCTATCCATAACGGCAATGATCAGTTTTTTCAATGGATGGCTGTTGACCCGCAAAGCGGCGCTGTAAACCTCATTTTTTATGACCGCCGCACAGACAATGAGGAAACCACGGTCACGCTGGCCCGATCTACCGATAGCGGCAAGACTTTCCAGAATTACACGTGGGATCCTGATCGGTTCAACGCTGAAGGCGATTTCCTCGGTGACTACCTCGCCATCACCGCTTATGGCAACAAAGTCTTTGGCGCGTGGGCGCACCAGACATCGGCAGAAGCCAAGACGGAGCGCGGCAAAAAAACAAGGACTGTACTGCGAGTGGGCACCGCGGATTTTAATTAG
- a CDS encoding M20/M25/M40 family metallo-hydrolase, translated as MRKLLSFTAGLAMLLCFSLIGSTTGLAANPAEPAAPAQDGTMPALTAIAGQGMMSQEAYDDLEQLSDYIGGRVTGSPEAGQAIEWGLQKMRAMGLENVRAEKWQISRGWTRVSASAELVVPIHRHLSIDSMGWVGSTKQGGEEAEVVAVNSNHLEDEMKNNSASWAGKVLLIVKKGAAPTPQPGVNNFARFGDFLKKAHDAHAVAIIGGQGGGFPAGMHLTHTGAMGFDTYYEIPVVSMIAEDVQQIGRFLDRGKRVRMQINVQNRVTSGPVDSANVVGEIRGTEHPEQVIVVGGHLDSWDLADGATDDGCGVATTLGAAKAIKLSGFKPKRTIRFVLFTGEEQGLLGSLAYTKMHKDELPNHVAALVLDNGQGPVVRLDMGGHDDLIPAVTKFADSVKSFGEVEVDDRTVFGTDAGPFILAGLPGINMGQDSPEYKFTHHSAVDTFDKVKPDLLTRDATVMGLTAFWIADRPERLASPWPPEKTAKMLVEKHNDVMLKAYGIWTFGDLGKPDDKKSAATPSGGEN; from the coding sequence ATGCGTAAACTGCTCTCCTTTACCGCCGGACTGGCAATGCTGTTGTGCTTTTCTTTGATCGGATCAACGACCGGTTTAGCCGCCAATCCGGCCGAACCCGCTGCTCCAGCCCAGGACGGCACCATGCCTGCGCTTACGGCCATCGCCGGCCAGGGCATGATGAGCCAGGAAGCCTATGACGATCTGGAACAACTCTCTGACTACATTGGCGGTCGCGTGACGGGATCGCCTGAAGCTGGACAAGCCATTGAATGGGGCTTGCAGAAAATGCGCGCCATGGGACTTGAAAATGTTCGCGCGGAAAAATGGCAGATCTCGCGCGGCTGGACACGCGTTTCCGCCTCGGCAGAATTGGTTGTTCCTATCCATCGCCATCTCTCCATCGATTCCATGGGCTGGGTCGGGTCCACCAAACAAGGCGGAGAAGAAGCTGAAGTGGTGGCGGTAAATTCCAACCATCTTGAAGACGAGATGAAGAACAATTCCGCATCATGGGCCGGCAAGGTGCTGCTGATCGTGAAGAAAGGCGCTGCGCCCACGCCACAACCGGGCGTAAACAACTTTGCCCGCTTTGGCGACTTCCTGAAAAAAGCGCATGACGCACACGCCGTTGCCATCATTGGCGGACAAGGCGGCGGATTTCCCGCAGGCATGCACCTTACCCACACCGGCGCAATGGGATTTGATACTTACTATGAAATCCCCGTAGTCAGCATGATTGCTGAAGACGTGCAGCAGATCGGCCGATTTCTTGACCGGGGCAAGCGCGTGCGCATGCAGATCAACGTGCAGAATCGCGTGACCAGCGGCCCGGTGGATTCAGCCAATGTTGTGGGTGAAATTCGCGGCACCGAGCATCCTGAACAGGTCATCGTTGTGGGCGGCCATCTTGATTCCTGGGACTTGGCAGATGGCGCCACCGACGACGGCTGCGGCGTGGCCACAACTCTGGGCGCGGCCAAGGCCATCAAGCTAAGCGGCTTCAAGCCCAAACGCACTATCCGCTTTGTGCTTTTCACCGGTGAAGAGCAGGGCCTGCTCGGCTCGCTGGCTTACACCAAAATGCATAAGGACGAACTGCCTAACCACGTTGCCGCGCTCGTTCTGGATAACGGCCAGGGTCCCGTCGTGCGGCTCGATATGGGCGGCCACGATGACCTGATTCCGGCAGTCACAAAATTTGCCGACTCGGTAAAGTCCTTTGGTGAAGTTGAAGTCGACGACCGCACCGTCTTTGGCACTGACGCAGGGCCATTCATTCTTGCCGGGCTGCCCGGCATCAACATGGGCCAGGATTCGCCTGAATACAAATTCACGCACCACTCCGCCGTGGATACCTTTGACAAAGTAAAGCCTGACCTGCTCACCCGCGACGCCACCGTCATGGGCCTGACCGCTTTCTGGATCGCCGACCGCCCTGAGCGCCTCGCCAGCCCGTGGCCTCCGGAAAAGACCGCCAAGATGCTGGTGGAAAAACATAACGACGTGATGCTGAAGGCCTACGGGATTTGGACGTTCGGTGATTTGGGCAAGCCCGACGACAAGAAGTCCGCCGCGACGCCGAGCGGTGGAGAGAACTAG